Proteins from a genomic interval of Microbacterium esteraromaticum:
- a CDS encoding nucleoside hydrolase, with protein sequence MPTPVILDVDTGVDDALALLFAVAHPEIEVLGVTCVAGNAGLDDVVANTLRILDLAGAADVPVAAGAARPLIAPARAAAHVHGDDGLGGIALPPASRGAADESAVAMMRRLIMQHPEPVTLVALAPQTNLALLLRTHPEVAARIERIVFMGGSASVGNATAVAEFNVWHDPEAAAIVLDAGVPTTMYGLDVFERVSVPLERAKALTAGAHRVGRAVGELLGNRVAMSEDESLQYTGLIGDAGAVCAIVAPELVLFESLPVRVELSGYSRGQTVVDRRAYTGEDSLHGLDEVWSRSEVALGIDADAVADLFLKTVLTLPE encoded by the coding sequence ATGCCCACACCTGTGATTCTCGATGTCGACACCGGCGTCGATGACGCTCTCGCCCTGCTGTTCGCTGTTGCGCACCCCGAGATCGAGGTGCTCGGTGTCACCTGCGTCGCCGGGAATGCCGGGTTGGATGACGTCGTCGCGAACACCCTGCGCATCCTCGATCTCGCCGGTGCGGCCGACGTGCCGGTTGCGGCCGGTGCCGCTCGCCCGCTGATCGCCCCGGCGCGCGCGGCGGCCCACGTGCACGGCGACGACGGTCTCGGCGGCATCGCGCTGCCTCCCGCGTCGCGCGGTGCGGCTGACGAGTCGGCCGTCGCGATGATGCGACGGCTGATCATGCAGCATCCGGAGCCGGTGACGCTCGTCGCCCTCGCGCCGCAGACCAACCTCGCCCTGCTGCTGCGCACCCACCCCGAAGTCGCGGCACGCATCGAGCGGATCGTGTTCATGGGCGGCTCGGCGAGTGTCGGCAACGCGACGGCCGTGGCGGAGTTCAACGTATGGCACGACCCCGAGGCGGCCGCGATCGTGCTCGATGCCGGGGTGCCGACCACGATGTACGGCCTCGACGTGTTCGAACGCGTCTCCGTGCCGCTGGAACGCGCGAAGGCGTTGACGGCCGGCGCGCATCGTGTGGGACGGGCGGTCGGTGAGCTGTTGGGCAACCGGGTGGCCATGAGCGAGGACGAGTCGCTGCAGTACACCGGGCTGATCGGCGACGCCGGTGCGGTGTGCGCGATCGTCGCGCCCGAACTGGTGCTCTTCGAATCGCTCCCGGTGCGGGTCGAGTTGAGCGGCTACAGCCGGGGCCAGACGGTTGTCGACCGCCGTGCGTACACGGGGGAGGACAGCCTTCACGGCCTCGACGAGGTGTGGTCGCGTTCCGAGGTGGCGCTGGGTATCGACGCGGATGCTGTCGCCGACCTGTTTCTGAAGACGGTGCTGACGCTGCCGGAGTGA
- a CDS encoding acyl-CoA carboxylase subunit beta, which translates to MTEKPDLSTTAAKIADLRSRFTEAVVEPEKLAQQKQHAKGKMTARERIELLVDTGSFVEFDEYVRHRTTSFGMDRNRPYGDSVVTGVATIHGRTVAVYSQDFTTFGGSLGEVAGDKIIKIMEFALQGGMPIIGILDSGGARIQEGVLALSKYGEIFRCNTRSSGVIPQISIVMGPAAGGAVYGPALTDFVIMVDKTSQMFVTGPDVIKTVTGEDVGMEELGGAHTHNTRSGVAHYLAEDEDDALDYARTLLSYLPDNNMAEVPSYDSAFEFETTDADHVLNTIIPDSPNQPYDIHTVIEHVVDGGEFLEVQPLFAPNIVIGFGRVEGRSVGIIANQPSQMAGTLNIEAGEKASRFVRFCDSFSIPIVTLVDVPGYLPGTDQEWTGVIRRGAKLIYAYAEATVPLVTVILRKAYGGAYIVMGSKQLGADVNLAWPTAEIAVMGGQGAVNILYRNEIKKAEENGEDVAAVRTRLANEYTYSVTSPFLAAERGEIDGIIEPAATRVAIAKALRSLRGKRAELPPKKHGNIPL; encoded by the coding sequence GTGACGGAAAAGCCTGACCTCTCGACCACGGCCGCGAAGATCGCGGACCTTCGCTCCCGCTTCACCGAGGCGGTCGTCGAGCCCGAGAAGCTCGCCCAGCAGAAGCAGCACGCCAAGGGCAAGATGACCGCACGCGAGCGCATCGAGCTGCTCGTCGACACCGGAAGCTTCGTCGAGTTCGACGAGTACGTGCGCCACCGCACCACCTCGTTCGGCATGGACCGCAATCGCCCCTACGGCGACTCCGTCGTCACCGGCGTCGCGACCATCCACGGCCGCACCGTCGCCGTCTACTCCCAGGACTTCACGACCTTCGGCGGCTCGCTCGGCGAGGTCGCCGGCGACAAGATCATCAAGATCATGGAGTTCGCGCTGCAGGGCGGCATGCCGATCATCGGCATCCTCGACTCGGGCGGCGCCCGCATCCAGGAGGGCGTGCTCGCCCTCAGCAAGTACGGCGAGATCTTCCGTTGCAACACCCGCTCGTCGGGCGTCATCCCGCAGATCTCGATCGTCATGGGACCGGCCGCCGGCGGCGCCGTGTACGGCCCGGCCCTCACCGACTTCGTCATCATGGTCGACAAGACCAGCCAGATGTTCGTCACCGGCCCCGACGTGATCAAGACCGTCACCGGCGAGGACGTCGGCATGGAAGAGCTCGGCGGTGCGCACACGCACAACACCCGTTCGGGTGTCGCCCACTACCTGGCCGAGGATGAGGACGACGCGCTCGACTACGCGCGCACGCTGCTCAGCTATCTGCCCGACAACAACATGGCCGAGGTGCCGTCGTACGACTCGGCGTTCGAGTTCGAGACCACCGACGCCGATCACGTCCTGAACACGATCATCCCCGACTCGCCCAACCAGCCGTACGACATCCACACCGTCATCGAGCACGTGGTCGACGGCGGCGAGTTCCTCGAAGTGCAGCCGCTGTTCGCGCCGAACATCGTGATCGGCTTCGGCCGGGTCGAGGGACGCTCGGTCGGCATCATCGCCAACCAGCCCTCGCAGATGGCGGGCACCCTGAACATCGAGGCTGGCGAGAAGGCCAGCCGCTTCGTGCGCTTCTGCGACTCGTTCTCGATCCCGATCGTCACGCTCGTCGATGTTCCCGGCTACCTGCCCGGCACCGACCAGGAGTGGACCGGTGTCATCCGCCGCGGCGCGAAGCTGATCTACGCCTACGCCGAGGCGACCGTTCCGCTGGTCACCGTGATTCTGCGCAAGGCCTACGGTGGCGCCTACATCGTGATGGGTTCGAAGCAGCTCGGCGCCGACGTCAACCTCGCCTGGCCGACCGCCGAGATCGCGGTCATGGGCGGGCAGGGCGCCGTCAACATTCTGTACCGCAACGAGATCAAGAAGGCCGAAGAGAACGGTGAGGATGTCGCGGCCGTGCGCACCCGGCTCGCGAACGAGTACACGTACAGCGTGACCTCCCCCTTCCTCGCCGCCGAGCGCGGCGAGATCGACGGCATCATCGAGCCGGCCGCGACGCGTGTGGCGATCGCCAAGGCGCTGCGCTCACTGCGCGGCAAGCGCGCGGAGCTGCCGCCCAAGAAGCACGGGAACATCCCGCTGTGA
- a CDS encoding acyl-CoA carboxylase subunit epsilon: protein MTEPEQTPRIEITRGQPTEEELAALIAVVSDAYVRESEEAVADVPHVSAWQRTQRALRRPLRRDIPWGRFSG from the coding sequence GTGACCGAGCCCGAGCAGACCCCGCGTATCGAGATCACGCGCGGCCAGCCCACCGAGGAAGAGCTCGCCGCGCTGATCGCGGTCGTCAGCGACGCCTACGTACGCGAATCGGAAGAGGCCGTGGCCGATGTGCCGCACGTCTCGGCGTGGCAGCGTACGCAGCGTGCACTGCGGCGACCGCTGCGGCGAGACATCCCGTGGGGCCGTTTCAGCGGCTGA
- a CDS encoding sensor histidine kinase produces the protein MGADTRSIRDAWLSVPSPGEAGAGLERFTGHRMERILAIVAAIGSSALGLQALLAATTTISRVDAPRVALMLLVFGPLLWMIVACISAKTVRAACGTFAVAYVIGLLLWPVIVDRATREPSSQPWIFFLVNIAVIAAMLAFPPRLQVLWAAGMPFVYGYVRLVEGDFSQQYWITTAFDVSFTLILGLVIVSLGWMFRQVAAGVDEARDNAVATYARAAAATAAEEERGAMSALMHDSVLAALIAAERASSERERDLAVVMAREALTRLANTEALLAQEGNDEPVHRAQVVAELRRTLSEQGVDAVVEERGPSVQVPGRVARALVLAARQAISNALMHAGGRGLHVVAETTTGHGLVLSVIDTGPGFDPDAIGEDRLGIRASIVARMAAVAGTSEIRTDAGGTMVVLGWEPA, from the coding sequence GTGGGAGCTGACACCCGAAGCATCCGCGACGCCTGGCTCAGCGTCCCCTCGCCGGGCGAGGCCGGCGCCGGACTCGAGCGCTTCACCGGTCACCGGATGGAGCGCATCCTCGCGATCGTCGCTGCGATCGGTTCGTCTGCTCTCGGGCTGCAGGCATTGCTGGCCGCGACGACCACCATCAGCCGTGTCGACGCGCCGCGCGTCGCGCTGATGCTGCTGGTGTTCGGTCCGCTGCTGTGGATGATCGTGGCGTGCATCAGCGCCAAGACCGTCCGCGCCGCGTGCGGTACGTTCGCGGTCGCCTATGTCATCGGGCTGCTGCTGTGGCCGGTGATCGTCGATCGGGCGACCCGTGAGCCGTCCAGTCAGCCGTGGATCTTCTTCCTCGTGAACATCGCGGTCATCGCGGCGATGCTCGCCTTCCCGCCCCGGTTGCAGGTGTTGTGGGCGGCCGGCATGCCCTTCGTCTACGGATACGTCCGGCTGGTCGAGGGGGATTTCTCGCAGCAGTACTGGATCACCACCGCGTTCGATGTGTCGTTCACGTTGATCCTCGGGCTGGTCATCGTGTCGCTGGGATGGATGTTCCGCCAGGTGGCCGCTGGCGTCGACGAGGCGCGCGATAACGCCGTGGCGACGTATGCGCGTGCGGCGGCGGCCACAGCCGCGGAAGAGGAACGCGGGGCGATGTCGGCGCTGATGCACGACAGCGTGCTCGCTGCCCTGATCGCGGCTGAGCGGGCCAGCTCAGAGCGCGAGCGGGACCTGGCGGTCGTGATGGCGCGCGAGGCGCTGACACGCCTGGCCAACACTGAGGCGCTGCTTGCCCAGGAGGGCAACGACGAGCCTGTGCACCGCGCGCAGGTGGTCGCGGAACTGCGACGGACGCTGTCGGAGCAGGGCGTCGATGCCGTCGTGGAGGAACGCGGACCGTCTGTTCAGGTGCCCGGGCGGGTTGCGCGAGCCCTGGTGCTCGCTGCGCGCCAGGCGATCAGCAATGCGCTGATGCACGCCGGCGGGCGTGGCCTGCACGTGGTGGCTGAGACGACGACCGGGCACGGTCTGGTGCTTTCGGTCATCGACACGGGGCCGGGGTTCGACCCGGATGCGATCGGCGAGGATCGCCTCGGCATCCGCGCGTCGATCGTGGCGCGGATGGCCGCGGTCGCCGGAACATCCGAGATCCGGACGGATGCCGGCGGCACGATGGTCGTTCTGGGATGGGAGCCGGCATGA
- a CDS encoding response regulator transcription factor, which produces MSTVALIDDHESVRLGLEAACLRDGEQQVVFSGGTVKEYLAWRGASESGPVDVVVLDLTLGDGTTVTENVTALVADGASVVIHSVADRPASVREALVAGAVGVVSKSSALDDVLDAIRTVARGEALNNVEWASAVDGDREFADAQLSTREREVLRLYAAGLPLKAVAERLGVAYSTAKENITRIRVKYVEVGRPAPTKVDLLRRAMEDGIVAPDGVPSGS; this is translated from the coding sequence ATGAGTACCGTCGCCCTCATCGACGACCACGAGTCGGTTCGTCTCGGCCTGGAAGCCGCGTGTCTGCGCGATGGCGAGCAGCAGGTGGTCTTCTCGGGCGGAACGGTCAAGGAGTACCTCGCCTGGCGCGGGGCATCCGAGTCCGGTCCCGTCGACGTTGTCGTGCTCGATCTGACGCTCGGTGATGGCACCACCGTCACCGAGAACGTCACGGCGCTCGTCGCCGACGGCGCGAGCGTCGTCATCCACAGCGTCGCCGACCGACCCGCTTCGGTGCGCGAAGCGCTGGTGGCCGGTGCCGTCGGCGTCGTGAGCAAATCCTCGGCGCTCGACGACGTGCTCGACGCGATTCGCACCGTGGCACGGGGTGAGGCGCTGAACAATGTCGAGTGGGCGAGTGCGGTCGACGGTGACCGCGAGTTCGCCGATGCGCAGCTGTCGACGCGCGAGCGCGAGGTGTTGCGGCTCTACGCGGCCGGTCTGCCGCTGAAGGCGGTTGCCGAGCGTCTGGGCGTGGCCTATTCCACCGCCAAGGAGAACATCACCCGCATCCGGGTCAAGTACGTCGAGGTCGGGCGTCCCGCACCCACCAAGGTCGACCTGCTGCGTCGCGCGATGGAGGACGGCATCGTCGCACCCGACGGGGTCCCGAGTGGGAGCTGA
- a CDS encoding class I SAM-dependent RNA methyltransferase has protein sequence MTSQAPVLDLDITGIAHGGTFIARHEGRVVFVPDAIPGERVRARITDATKSSFWRAETLEVLDASPHRRPHVWAEADVSRAPQDRAGGADLGHIALDEQRVLKRQVLQEALDKFAGAGLDAPEVEAADAGDGTGWRTRVSLHVDDAGRIGPYAARSHRVIEVASLPLARPAVEAAAFALRDHKPGRVDLVEPEDGRVRVLPRPEGARRGKSETIVERVAGRRFRVDAGGFWQVHPRAGDTLHDAVGEALAGRVDADATHFDLYGGVGLFAATLGEQGATDIVTVESDRRATEYAAENLAVFDAQAVTARVDRFLGGLPAGTRAGAVVLDPPRAGAGRAVVESIHGLDPEAIVYVACDPVALARDLGTFRELGWNVPSLRAFDLFPHSHHFEAVALLTR, from the coding sequence ATGACCTCGCAGGCTCCCGTTCTCGACCTCGACATCACCGGCATCGCTCACGGTGGGACGTTCATCGCCCGTCACGAGGGGCGTGTCGTCTTCGTGCCGGACGCCATTCCTGGCGAGCGGGTGCGTGCGCGCATCACGGATGCCACGAAGTCGAGCTTCTGGCGCGCCGAGACGCTCGAGGTGCTCGACGCGTCGCCGCACCGCCGCCCGCACGTGTGGGCCGAGGCGGACGTCTCGCGCGCCCCTCAGGACCGCGCCGGGGGCGCCGATCTCGGCCACATCGCCCTCGACGAGCAGCGCGTCCTCAAGCGCCAGGTATTGCAGGAGGCGCTCGACAAGTTCGCCGGAGCGGGCTTGGACGCCCCTGAAGTCGAGGCGGCGGATGCCGGCGACGGCACCGGCTGGCGCACGCGCGTTTCGCTGCACGTCGACGACGCCGGACGCATCGGCCCGTACGCCGCGCGCAGCCATCGGGTGATCGAGGTGGCCTCCCTGCCTCTGGCGCGCCCGGCGGTCGAGGCGGCTGCCTTCGCACTGCGTGACCACAAGCCGGGACGGGTCGATCTCGTCGAGCCCGAGGACGGCAGGGTCCGTGTCCTCCCGCGGCCGGAGGGCGCGCGCCGGGGCAAGAGCGAGACGATCGTCGAGCGCGTCGCGGGTCGCCGCTTCCGCGTCGACGCCGGCGGGTTCTGGCAGGTGCACCCCCGCGCCGGCGACACCCTGCATGACGCGGTCGGCGAGGCGCTCGCGGGCCGGGTGGACGCGGATGCCACCCACTTCGACCTGTACGGCGGTGTCGGTCTGTTCGCTGCGACGCTGGGTGAGCAGGGGGCGACCGACATCGTCACGGTCGAGTCCGACCGTCGTGCCACCGAGTACGCGGCTGAGAACCTCGCGGTGTTCGACGCTCAGGCTGTCACGGCTCGGGTCGACCGGTTCCTGGGCGGGCTGCCCGCCGGTACGCGCGCGGGCGCGGTGGTGCTCGATCCGCCGCGTGCGGGTGCCGGTCGTGCCGTCGTCGAGTCGATCCATGGGCTCGACCCCGAGGCGATCGTGTACGTCGCGTGCGACCCGGTCGCGCTCGCCCGCGACCTGGGCACCTTCCGTGAGCTCGGTTGGAACGTGCCGTCGCTGCGGGCATTCGATCTGTTCCCGCACTCGCACCACTTCGAGGCCGTCGCACTGCTGACCCGCTGA
- a CDS encoding Maf family protein, translating to MRVCLASTSPARLMLLRQAGIEPLIVAPDVDEDAVAASAEAARGAPLSPDELVLLLARAKAAEVAARMPDEHPRFDGIVIGGDSMFAIDGQVHGKPYTAEVARERWQQMRGATGILHSGHSVFRVHPDRPPVEATAVAEAAVTFAADVSDAELDAYIASGEPLYVAGSFTVDSLGGPFITRVDGDPSTVVGMSLSTLRRLAGELGVTWTDLWTQS from the coding sequence ATGCGCGTGTGCCTGGCATCCACCTCTCCGGCCCGACTGATGCTGCTGCGGCAGGCGGGCATCGAACCCCTCATCGTCGCTCCGGACGTCGATGAGGACGCCGTCGCCGCGTCCGCCGAGGCGGCGCGCGGCGCGCCGCTGTCGCCGGACGAGCTAGTGCTGCTGCTCGCCAGGGCGAAAGCGGCCGAAGTGGCCGCGCGGATGCCGGACGAGCACCCGCGCTTCGACGGCATCGTCATCGGTGGCGACTCGATGTTCGCCATCGACGGGCAGGTGCACGGCAAGCCGTATACCGCCGAGGTCGCCCGCGAGCGCTGGCAGCAGATGCGCGGCGCCACGGGCATCCTGCACTCCGGCCACTCGGTGTTCCGTGTGCACCCCGACCGCCCCCCGGTCGAGGCGACCGCGGTCGCCGAGGCGGCGGTCACCTTCGCGGCCGATGTCTCGGATGCTGAACTCGACGCCTACATCGCCAGCGGCGAACCGCTGTACGTGGCGGGCTCGTTCACCGTCGACAGCCTGGGCGGACCGTTCATCACGCGCGTGGACGGCGACCCGTCGACCGTGGTCGGTATGTCGCTGTCGACGCTGCGCCGTTTGGCCGGCGAGCTCGGGGTCACCTGGACCGATCTGTGGACACAGTCATAA
- a CDS encoding acetyl/propionyl/methylcrotonyl-CoA carboxylase subunit alpha encodes MPAIAKVLIANRGEIAVRIIRAARDSGISSVAVYADQDRDAMHARLADEAYALDGSTSAETYLQIDKILSVARRSGADAVHPGYGFLAENADFARAVISAGLIWIGPSPDAIEALGDKVTARHVAEKVGAPLAPGTPGPVSGADEVIAFAQEHGLPIAIKAAYGGGGRGLKVARELDEVAELFESATREAVTAFGRGECFVEKYLDKPRHVETQCLADAAGNVVVISTRDCSLQRRHQKLVEEAPAPFLTDAQNEQLYAASKAILKEVGYVGAGTCEFLIGADGTVSFLEVNTRLQVEHPVSEEVTGIDLVREQFRIAAGGTLDYDDPTPQGHSIEFRINGEDPGRGFLPQPGPINVFKTFGGPGVRLDSGVTAGDAVSGAFDSLLAKIIVTGRDRAEALERSRRALDEFEVAGLPTVLPFHRLVVRDPAFVAEDGEFGVFTRWIETEFAGDIAPWDGELDDPSPAPGRHTVVVEVGGKRLEVSLPDRVAATVSGTAGRPATVPPSRRSHTTTANAGASGDAVKSPMQATIVKVAVEEGQQVVKGDLVVVLEAMKMEQPLQAHKDGVIGNINADAGTTVSAGHQLLTIS; translated from the coding sequence ATGCCTGCTATCGCCAAGGTGCTCATCGCCAACCGCGGCGAGATCGCCGTACGCATTATTCGTGCCGCCCGTGACTCGGGGATCTCGTCCGTCGCCGTGTACGCCGACCAGGACCGTGACGCGATGCACGCGCGGCTCGCCGACGAGGCCTACGCCCTCGACGGATCCACCAGCGCAGAGACCTACCTGCAGATCGACAAGATCCTCTCGGTCGCGCGGCGCTCGGGTGCCGATGCCGTTCACCCCGGCTACGGGTTCCTCGCCGAGAACGCCGACTTCGCGCGCGCCGTGATCTCGGCCGGGCTGATCTGGATCGGCCCCTCCCCCGACGCCATCGAGGCACTCGGCGACAAGGTCACCGCACGCCACGTCGCTGAGAAGGTCGGCGCTCCCCTCGCCCCCGGCACCCCGGGCCCCGTCTCGGGAGCCGACGAGGTCATCGCCTTTGCGCAGGAGCACGGCCTGCCCATCGCCATCAAGGCCGCCTACGGCGGCGGCGGTCGCGGCCTGAAGGTCGCCCGCGAGCTCGACGAGGTCGCCGAGCTGTTCGAATCGGCCACCCGCGAGGCCGTCACCGCTTTCGGCCGCGGCGAGTGCTTCGTCGAGAAGTACCTCGACAAGCCGCGCCACGTCGAGACGCAGTGCCTGGCAGACGCCGCCGGCAACGTCGTGGTCATCTCGACCCGCGACTGCTCGCTGCAGCGTCGCCACCAGAAGCTCGTCGAAGAGGCACCCGCGCCGTTCCTGACCGATGCGCAGAACGAGCAGCTGTACGCCGCATCCAAGGCCATCCTGAAGGAGGTCGGCTACGTCGGCGCCGGCACCTGCGAGTTCCTGATCGGCGCCGACGGCACCGTGTCGTTCCTCGAGGTCAACACGCGCCTGCAGGTCGAGCATCCGGTCTCGGAGGAGGTCACCGGCATCGACCTCGTGCGCGAGCAGTTCCGCATCGCTGCGGGTGGCACGCTCGACTATGACGACCCGACGCCGCAGGGGCACTCGATCGAGTTCCGCATCAACGGTGAGGACCCGGGGCGCGGCTTCCTGCCGCAGCCCGGCCCGATCAACGTCTTCAAGACCTTCGGCGGCCCCGGTGTGCGCCTCGACTCGGGTGTGACCGCCGGTGACGCCGTGTCGGGTGCGTTCGACTCGCTGCTGGCGAAGATCATCGTCACCGGCCGCGACCGCGCAGAGGCGCTGGAGCGCTCGCGCCGTGCCCTGGACGAGTTCGAGGTCGCCGGTCTGCCGACCGTGCTCCCCTTCCACCGCCTGGTCGTCCGCGACCCCGCCTTCGTGGCCGAGGACGGCGAGTTCGGTGTGTTCACACGCTGGATCGAGACCGAGTTCGCCGGTGACATCGCGCCGTGGGACGGCGAGCTCGACGACCCGTCCCCCGCCCCCGGGCGGCACACCGTCGTCGTCGAGGTCGGCGGCAAGCGCCTCGAGGTGAGCCTGCCCGACCGCGTCGCTGCAACGGTCTCGGGCACCGCCGGTCGTCCCGCCACTGTTCCGCCGTCGCGCCGCAGCCACACGACCACCGCCAACGCCGGCGCCTCGGGTGATGCCGTGAAGTCGCCGATGCAGGCCACGATCGTCAAGGTGGCTGTCGAAGAGGGCCAGCAGGTCGTCAAGGGCGACCTGGTCGTCGTGCTCGAGGCGATGAAGATGGAGCAGCCTCTGCAGGCGCACAAGGATGGCGTGATCGGCAACATCAACGCCGACGCCGGTACGACGGTCTCGGCCGGCCACCAGCTGCTGACCATCAGTTGA
- a CDS encoding NAD(P)H-quinone dehydrogenase, producing the protein MEIMSQTSFANRQSVAVLGGGPGGYEAALAAAQLGAEVTLVERVGVGGSAVLTDVVPSKSLIATADAAVAISEATDLGVQFYAKGAHGKPLKPEIAINLAAVNKRLLALAGQQSEDMRATLLDAGVRILSGHGRLEGPNAIIVATGPGGTDFDRIEADTVVVSVGASPRELDSAKPDGERILTWTQLYDMKALPEHLIVVGSGVTGAEFASAYMNLGAKVTLVSSRDQVLPGEDVDAAHVLEKVFKRGGMQVLSKSRAEKVERTEDGVLVTLSDGRTVEGSHCLMAVGSIPNTAGIGLEEAGIELDASGHVSVNRVARTSVPNVYAVGDCTNFFPLASVASMQGRTAVFHALGDIVIPLEHRKITANIFTAPEIATVGYSERDIENGAAEGISYKLPLAANPRAKMMGIKDGFVKIIARRGSGTVIGGVIVAPKASELIYPLAMAVERRMNVDQVSRVFAAYPSLTSSITDASRAMHEVNNA; encoded by the coding sequence ATGGAGATCATGTCTCAGACTTCCTTCGCGAACCGTCAGAGTGTGGCTGTGCTCGGCGGTGGCCCCGGTGGCTACGAGGCAGCGCTCGCCGCAGCCCAGCTCGGTGCCGAGGTGACACTCGTCGAACGCGTGGGCGTCGGCGGATCCGCTGTGCTCACCGACGTGGTTCCGTCCAAGAGCCTCATCGCGACCGCGGATGCCGCCGTCGCGATCTCTGAGGCGACCGACCTCGGCGTGCAGTTCTATGCCAAGGGTGCGCACGGCAAGCCGCTCAAGCCCGAGATCGCGATCAACCTCGCCGCCGTGAACAAGAGACTGCTCGCACTGGCCGGCCAGCAGTCCGAAGACATGCGTGCCACGCTGCTCGACGCAGGCGTGCGCATCCTGTCGGGTCACGGGCGCCTCGAAGGCCCCAATGCGATCATCGTCGCCACCGGCCCGGGCGGCACGGACTTCGATCGGATCGAGGCCGACACGGTCGTCGTCTCGGTCGGTGCGTCGCCACGCGAACTGGACTCGGCCAAGCCCGATGGGGAGCGCATCCTCACGTGGACCCAGCTGTACGACATGAAGGCGCTCCCCGAGCACCTGATCGTGGTGGGTTCGGGCGTGACCGGCGCCGAGTTCGCCTCGGCGTACATGAACCTCGGTGCCAAGGTGACGTTGGTCTCCAGCCGTGACCAGGTGCTGCCCGGCGAGGACGTCGACGCGGCTCATGTGCTTGAGAAGGTCTTCAAGCGCGGCGGTATGCAGGTGCTGTCGAAGTCGCGCGCCGAGAAGGTCGAGCGCACCGAGGACGGCGTGCTGGTGACGCTCTCGGACGGACGCACCGTCGAGGGCAGCCACTGCCTGATGGCCGTCGGTTCGATCCCCAACACCGCGGGCATCGGCCTCGAAGAGGCAGGCATCGAGCTCGACGCGTCCGGGCACGTGAGCGTCAACCGCGTGGCACGCACCTCGGTGCCGAACGTCTACGCGGTCGGCGACTGCACGAACTTCTTCCCCCTGGCATCCGTCGCCTCGATGCAGGGGCGCACGGCGGTGTTCCACGCGCTCGGCGACATCGTGATCCCGCTGGAACACCGCAAGATCACCGCAAACATCTTCACCGCCCCCGAGATCGCCACGGTCGGTTACTCGGAGCGCGACATCGAGAACGGTGCGGCCGAGGGCATCTCGTACAAGCTGCCGCTCGCGGCCAACCCCCGGGCCAAGATGATGGGCATCAAGGACGGCTTCGTGAAGATCATCGCCCGCCGCGGATCGGGCACGGTGATCGGCGGCGTGATCGTGGCGCCGAAGGCGTCCGAGTTGATCTACCCGCTGGCGATGGCCGTCGAGCGCCGGATGAACGTCGACCAGGTCTCGCGCGTGTTCGCGGCATACCCGTCGCTCACATCGAGCATCACTGACGCGAGCCGGGCGATGCACGAGGTCAACAACGCCTGA
- a CDS encoding purine-nucleoside phosphorylase has product MLDTASHPLDDANADPSAIAAQAAADIARLTGVDHHDIALTLGSGWGKAAEIIGETIATVPATEVTGFSRPALEGHVGTLRSIRTPDGKNVLVIGARTHYYEGHGVRRVVHSVRTAAATGARIMVLTNGAGGIRESWKPGQPVLISDHINLTADSPLEGATFVDLTDLYSTRLREVARGVDPTLDEGVYTQLRGPHYETPAEVRMVGRMGGDIVGMSTALEAIAAREAGMEVLGFSLITNLAAGIQQTPLSHEEVIEAGREAEPVISALLARVIEAL; this is encoded by the coding sequence ATGCTTGACACTGCTTCTCACCCCCTCGACGACGCGAACGCCGATCCGTCCGCCATCGCCGCCCAGGCCGCTGCCGACATCGCGCGTCTGACCGGGGTCGACCATCACGACATCGCCCTGACGCTCGGTTCGGGCTGGGGCAAGGCCGCCGAGATCATCGGTGAGACCATCGCCACGGTTCCCGCCACTGAGGTCACCGGCTTCTCGCGCCCCGCTCTGGAGGGCCACGTCGGCACGCTGCGCAGCATCCGCACGCCCGACGGCAAGAACGTGCTCGTCATCGGCGCCCGCACGCACTACTACGAGGGCCACGGCGTGCGACGCGTCGTGCACAGCGTGCGCACGGCGGCCGCGACGGGCGCGAGGATCATGGTGCTCACGAACGGTGCCGGCGGCATCCGCGAGAGCTGGAAGCCCGGCCAGCCCGTGCTGATCAGCGATCACATCAACCTCACCGCCGACTCGCCGCTCGAGGGCGCGACGTTCGTCGACCTGACCGACCTGTACTCGACCCGTCTGCGCGAGGTCGCGCGCGGCGTCGACCCGACACTCGATGAGGGCGTGTACACGCAGCTGCGCGGCCCGCACTACGAGACCCCCGCCGAGGTGCGGATGGTCGGGCGCATGGGCGGCGACATCGTCGGCATGTCGACCGCACTCGAGGCGATCGCCGCGCGTGAAGCCGGTATGGAGGTGCTGGGCTTCTCGCTCATCACGAACCTCGCCGCCGGCATCCAGCAGACCCCGCTGAGCCACGAAGAGGTCATCGAAGCCGGACGCGAGGCCGAGCCAGTGATCTCGGCTCTGCTGGCCCGAGTGATCGAGGCGCTGTGA